From a region of the Synechococcus sp. RS9916 genome:
- the groL gene encoding chaperonin GroEL (60 kDa chaperone family; promotes refolding of misfolded polypeptides especially under stressful conditions; forms two stacked rings of heptamers to form a barrel-shaped 14mer; ends can be capped by GroES; misfolded proteins enter the barrel where they are refolded when GroES binds), with translation MAKLLSFSDESRGSLERGMNALADAVRVTIGPRGRNVVLEKSFGAPDIVNDGDTIAREIELDNPFENIGAKLIQQVASKTKDKAGDGTTTATVLAQAMVEEGLRNTAAGASPIELRRGMEKAAVQVVAGLAQRSQAVSGAGIGQVATVSSGGDEEVGRMISEAMEKVSVDGVITVEESKSLATELEVTEGMAFDRGYSSPYFVTDGERQICEFENALLLLTDRKISAINDLVPVLETVQKTGNPLVVLAEEVEGEALATLVVNKNRGVLQVAAVRAPSFGERRKAALADIAILTGGTVISEDRAMTLDKVTLADLGRARRITITKESTTIVASDEHRAAVNDRVAAIKRELENTESEYDREKLSERIAKLAGGVAVIKVGAPTETELKNRKLRIEDALNATRAAVEEGIVAGGGCTLIQLAQELDGLAAQLQGDQRTGVEIVKRALSAPLRQIAINAGANGDVVVEEVRNSGKGFNALTGGFEDLLQAGILDAAKVVRLALQDAVSIASLLITTEVVIADKPEPAAPAAAGDPMGGMGGMGGMGGMGGMGMPGMM, from the coding sequence TGTCAACGACGGCGACACGATTGCCCGCGAGATCGAGCTCGACAATCCTTTCGAAAACATCGGCGCCAAGCTGATCCAGCAGGTGGCCTCCAAGACCAAGGACAAGGCCGGTGACGGCACCACCACAGCCACCGTGCTGGCCCAGGCCATGGTGGAAGAAGGTCTGCGGAACACAGCTGCGGGTGCCAGCCCCATCGAACTGCGTCGCGGCATGGAGAAAGCTGCCGTCCAGGTGGTGGCGGGCTTGGCCCAGCGCAGCCAAGCGGTGAGCGGCGCTGGCATCGGCCAGGTGGCCACTGTGAGTTCCGGTGGTGACGAAGAAGTGGGTCGGATGATCTCCGAAGCCATGGAGAAGGTGAGCGTCGATGGCGTGATCACCGTCGAGGAGTCCAAGTCACTTGCCACGGAACTGGAAGTAACCGAAGGCATGGCCTTTGACCGTGGCTACAGCTCCCCCTACTTCGTAACCGACGGAGAGCGTCAGATCTGTGAATTTGAAAACGCCCTGCTGCTGCTGACCGACCGCAAGATCAGCGCCATTAACGACCTAGTTCCCGTTCTCGAAACCGTTCAAAAAACCGGAAACCCCCTGGTGGTGCTGGCGGAAGAAGTGGAAGGCGAAGCCCTCGCCACTCTGGTGGTGAACAAAAACCGCGGCGTCCTTCAGGTGGCGGCTGTTCGGGCCCCCTCCTTCGGGGAGCGGCGTAAAGCGGCCTTGGCTGACATCGCCATCCTCACCGGCGGCACCGTGATCAGCGAAGACCGTGCCATGACCCTCGACAAGGTCACCCTGGCGGACCTGGGCCGCGCCCGTCGCATCACCATCACCAAAGAAAGCACCACCATCGTGGCCAGCGATGAGCATCGTGCAGCAGTGAACGATCGCGTCGCAGCGATCAAACGCGAGCTCGAGAACACCGAATCCGAGTACGACCGCGAGAAGCTCAGTGAGCGCATCGCCAAGCTTGCTGGGGGTGTTGCGGTGATCAAGGTGGGTGCTCCCACTGAGACCGAGCTGAAAAACCGCAAACTGCGCATCGAGGATGCCCTCAATGCCACCCGGGCCGCCGTGGAGGAAGGCATCGTTGCTGGTGGTGGCTGCACCTTGATCCAGCTGGCCCAGGAGCTGGATGGCCTGGCAGCTCAGCTGCAGGGCGATCAGCGCACCGGTGTGGAGATCGTGAAGCGTGCCCTGAGCGCACCCCTGCGCCAAATCGCCATCAACGCCGGCGCCAACGGCGATGTGGTCGTCGAGGAAGTGCGCAATTCCGGCAAGGGCTTCAATGCCCTCACCGGCGGCTTTGAGGACCTGCTCCAAGCGGGCATTCTCGATGCAGCCAAAGTGGTGCGCTTGGCGCTTCAGGATGCCGTCTCGATTGCATCCCTGCTGATCACCACCGAAGTGGTGATCGCCGACAAACCTGAGCCCGCTGCTCCTGCTGCCGCTGGCGACCCCATGGGTGGCATGGGCGGAATGGGCGGCATGGGCGGCATGGGCGGCATGGGAATGCCCGGGATGATGTGA
- a CDS encoding N-acetylmannosamine-6-phosphate 2-epimerase — protein sequence MVRLDRASLRGGLIVSVQAPEGSPMHEPEVIAAMAEASLNNGAIGVRLESPEHIGAVRRRCPEALIVGLWKRTFAESQVYITPRWHEIQAVWAAGADVVALDATARSRPDGESLEVLVRRANEELGAPLMADVDSIANGLEAARLGCAWVGTTLFGYTHETASETPPGWSLLEPLRAQLPDQVPLICEGGIASAGMATQALALGADGVVVGTAITGVDLQVAAYCRQMAA from the coding sequence ATGGTCAGATTGGATCGGGCAAGCCTGCGGGGCGGGCTGATCGTGTCGGTGCAGGCCCCTGAGGGCTCGCCGATGCATGAGCCGGAGGTGATCGCCGCGATGGCTGAGGCGAGTTTGAACAACGGTGCCATCGGGGTTCGGCTGGAGAGCCCGGAGCACATTGGTGCGGTGCGACGCCGCTGCCCAGAGGCGTTGATTGTGGGCCTCTGGAAACGCACCTTTGCAGAAAGCCAGGTGTACATCACGCCCCGTTGGCATGAGATTCAAGCTGTCTGGGCTGCGGGTGCTGATGTGGTGGCCCTGGATGCAACGGCCCGCTCCCGCCCCGATGGTGAATCGCTTGAAGTGCTGGTGCGACGGGCGAACGAGGAGCTGGGCGCCCCATTGATGGCGGATGTGGACAGCATCGCCAATGGCCTGGAGGCTGCACGCTTGGGCTGTGCCTGGGTCGGCACCACCCTGTTTGGCTACACACACGAGACGGCCTCGGAGACACCGCCGGGCTGGTCCTTACTGGAGCCACTCCGTGCCCAGTTGCCTGATCAGGTGCCTTTGATCTGCGAGGGCGGGATTGCGTCCGCTGGGATGGCCACGCAAGCCCTGGCGTTGGGAGCCGATGGAGTGGTGGTGGGCACAGCGATTACCGGTGTCGATCTCCAGGTGGCTGCCTACTGCAGGCAGATGGCGGCTTAG
- a CDS encoding ABC transporter permease — MTSSVATSAPLAELVQETTALTRRLFLQLQRRPSTLVAGVLQPLIWLVLFGALFSRAPEGLLPGGTSYGRFLGAGVIVFTAFSAALNAGLPVMFDREFGFLNRLLVAPLRSRSSIVLASVIYITSLSLVQSLAIMGTAALLGYGWPGLAGLGLVMLTLLLLVFAVTALSLGLAFALPGHIELIAVIFVANLPLLFASTALAPLSFMPPWLGWLAALNPLTFAIEPIRAAYAGPLDLSAVLLQAPYGPVSGYACLMVLMVLTVGLFLLIRPLLNRKLA; from the coding sequence ATGACCAGTTCCGTTGCCACCAGCGCACCCTTGGCTGAACTGGTGCAGGAAACCACGGCCCTCACCCGCCGCCTGTTTCTGCAGCTTCAGCGTCGTCCTTCCACGTTGGTGGCGGGGGTGCTGCAACCTTTGATCTGGCTTGTGCTGTTTGGGGCGCTGTTTTCCCGTGCTCCTGAGGGGCTCCTCCCGGGAGGCACAAGCTATGGGCGCTTTCTTGGTGCGGGAGTGATTGTGTTCACGGCCTTCAGCGCCGCGCTCAATGCCGGGCTCCCGGTGATGTTTGACCGTGAATTCGGCTTCCTGAACCGTCTTCTGGTGGCTCCGCTGCGCAGTCGCAGTTCCATTGTTTTGGCGTCGGTGATCTACATCACCTCCCTCAGCCTGGTTCAGAGCCTGGCGATTATGGGAACCGCGGCCCTGTTGGGTTATGGCTGGCCGGGGCTGGCGGGTCTTGGGCTGGTGATGCTGACCCTCCTGCTCCTGGTGTTTGCCGTCACGGCGCTCAGTCTGGGGCTGGCCTTTGCACTCCCCGGCCATATCGAATTGATTGCGGTGATCTTTGTGGCCAACCTGCCGCTGCTGTTTGCCAGCACGGCTTTGGCGCCGCTGTCGTTTATGCCCCCATGGTTGGGCTGGCTTGCGGCCTTGAATCCGCTTACCTTCGCGATTGAACCCATTCGCGCTGCCTACGCCGGTCCTTTGGACCTGTCAGCTGTTCTGCTTCAGGCGCCCTACGGCCCTGTGAGCGGATATGCCTGCTTGATGGTGCTGATGGTGCTCACCGTGGGCCTGTTTCTACTGATTCGCCCTTTGCTCAACCGCAAACTTGCCTGA
- a CDS encoding ABC transporter ATP-binding protein, which produces MPLLELAHLQKSYGAVKALEDLSLAVPEGCLYGLLGPNGAGKTTTLRILATLLAPDAGEVQVAGIDALKDPRAVRCMLGYVAQEVAIDKILTGRELLQLQGDLYHLRPSDRDQRMGELITLLGMQDWIDRRCGTYSGGMRRRLDLAAGLLHRPKLLVLDEPTVGLDIESRAAIWQVLRELRQQGTSVLLSSHYLEEVEALADRMAIIDAGRVIAEGTPDELKQRLGGDRITLRVREFSDAEEAERLQGLLQPVAGVRQIVVNRAQGYSLNLVVEGDQVMQRLRDQLDQAGLPVFALAQSRPSLDDVYLQATGRTLMDAELAVAGQRDPKQERKQSMR; this is translated from the coding sequence ATGCCCTTGTTGGAGCTGGCCCATCTGCAGAAGTCTTACGGGGCTGTGAAGGCGCTCGAAGACCTCAGTCTCGCTGTGCCAGAGGGCTGTCTCTACGGCTTGTTGGGACCGAACGGGGCCGGTAAAACCACCACACTCCGTATCCTCGCCACGTTGCTGGCCCCCGATGCCGGCGAGGTGCAGGTTGCCGGCATTGATGCCCTGAAGGACCCTCGGGCCGTTCGCTGCATGCTCGGCTACGTGGCTCAGGAGGTGGCGATCGATAAGATCCTCACCGGTCGGGAGTTGTTGCAGCTCCAGGGTGATCTGTATCACCTGCGCCCTTCTGATCGTGATCAGCGCATGGGCGAGTTGATCACGCTCCTCGGCATGCAGGACTGGATTGATCGCCGCTGCGGGACGTACTCCGGTGGAATGCGTCGGCGCCTTGATCTGGCTGCCGGTTTGTTGCATCGACCCAAGCTGCTGGTGCTCGATGAGCCCACGGTTGGCCTGGATATTGAAAGCAGGGCGGCGATCTGGCAGGTGCTGCGGGAGCTGCGCCAGCAGGGCACCTCAGTCTTGCTCAGCAGCCACTATCTCGAGGAGGTGGAAGCCTTGGCGGATCGCATGGCGATCATTGATGCCGGTCGCGTGATTGCCGAGGGCACACCCGATGAACTCAAACAACGCCTTGGCGGTGACCGGATCACCTTGCGGGTGCGGGAATTCAGCGATGCCGAGGAGGCAGAACGGCTCCAGGGGTTGCTTCAGCCCGTCGCGGGGGTCCGCCAGATTGTTGTGAATCGCGCCCAGGGGTATTCCCTCAATCTGGTCGTGGAGGGGGATCAGGTGATGCAACGGCTGCGTGATCAGCTGGATCAGGCGGGCCTGCCGGTGTTTGCCCTCGCCCAGAGCCGACCCAGCCTGGATGATGTGTACCTCCAGGCCACCGGCCGCACCTTGATGGATGCCGAATTGGCCGTGGCCGGCCAGCGGGATCCCAAGCAGGAGCGCAAGCAGTCCATGCGCTGA
- a CDS encoding heme o synthase, translated as MASSTAPGSLTITRDQVVPSRKRVKLPAWLEVAKPRLIPLLLATTLGGMALSEGWPLPSPRLACTLGGGALAAAAAGVLNCLWEQDLDRRMQRTSGRALPSGRLSPTAAFAGAVSCTLAAALLLVSGVNCLAAGLSLLGLCSYVLLYTALLKPRTTQNIVIGGVAGAIPPLVGAAAATGHVGLGGWWLFALVMVWTPAHFWALALLLREDYRAVGIPMLPVVKGPVVTARAIRRYGWATVVLSGFGVLALPEGGLLYGLLLLPFNARLLQMVHNLADAPESTERAKGLFRWSILYLFGICLLLILSRLPGAALFDFQVHAAIDLLFRGLNAIHNGVAA; from the coding sequence ATGGCTAGTTCCACTGCTCCCGGTTCCCTGACCATCACCCGTGATCAGGTGGTGCCCTCTCGCAAGCGGGTCAAGCTCCCTGCCTGGTTGGAGGTGGCCAAGCCGCGTCTGATCCCTTTGTTGCTCGCCACCACCCTTGGGGGAATGGCCCTGAGTGAAGGCTGGCCCCTTCCCTCACCGCGCTTGGCATGCACCCTGGGCGGTGGAGCCCTTGCTGCTGCTGCTGCTGGGGTTCTCAATTGCCTTTGGGAGCAGGATCTCGATCGGCGGATGCAGCGCACCAGTGGTCGGGCCTTGCCTTCGGGGCGCTTGTCGCCCACCGCTGCGTTCGCCGGTGCTGTGTCCTGCACCCTGGCGGCTGCTCTCTTGCTGGTCAGCGGGGTCAATTGCCTGGCGGCTGGGCTGTCCCTGCTGGGGTTGTGCAGTTATGTGCTGCTTTACACGGCTCTGCTGAAGCCAAGAACGACGCAGAACATCGTGATCGGCGGTGTGGCAGGTGCCATTCCTCCTCTGGTGGGCGCAGCAGCGGCCACCGGGCATGTGGGCTTGGGGGGATGGTGGCTGTTTGCGCTGGTGATGGTGTGGACACCGGCCCACTTCTGGGCGCTGGCCTTGCTGTTGCGTGAGGACTACCGCGCTGTTGGCATCCCCATGCTTCCAGTGGTCAAGGGTCCGGTGGTGACGGCGCGAGCGATTCGTCGCTACGGCTGGGCCACGGTGGTGCTCAGCGGGTTTGGCGTGCTGGCGTTGCCAGAGGGTGGCCTGCTGTATGGGCTGCTGTTGCTTCCTTTTAATGCGCGCCTGTTGCAGATGGTCCACAACCTGGCTGATGCCCCAGAAAGCACGGAGCGGGCCAAAGGATTGTTCCGCTGGTCGATTCTTTATCTCTTCGGCATCTGCCTTTTGCTGATCCTGAGCCGCCTTCCCGGAGCTGCATTGTTCGATTTTCAGGTGCATGCGGCAATCGATCTGTTGTTCCGTGGTCTCAACGCCATCCACAACGGGGTCGCTGCCTAG
- a CDS encoding heme A synthase yields the protein MACSSGWPIRRRLAQLASHLVVALVALVVIGGATRVMEAGLACPDWPLCYGTFLPGRQMNLQVFLEWFHRLDAFVIGVALLVQLGAAWWWRDQLPKWLLPCSAVLVLLVVLQGGLGALTVLQLLPTGVVTAHLALGLTLVVMLSGLSQLLLAETSTSEVSSPLWWRIFGSLSVLAVVGQCLLGGRMATSWAAKRCLAVGQGCQWLHWHRSAATPVAVTVLLFVLLALLAGGWTRRQWPLLLSAAALVMSQIGLGVFTLRLGLAQPAVTVAHQLVACLLVALLAALTCRRPRLAVRSDPADFDSTSLEPCHG from the coding sequence TTGGCTTGTTCGTCTGGATGGCCGATTCGTCGTCGGCTCGCTCAACTCGCCAGCCATTTGGTGGTCGCCCTTGTGGCTCTTGTGGTGATCGGTGGTGCCACGCGTGTCATGGAGGCCGGGCTGGCCTGTCCCGATTGGCCTCTCTGCTACGGCACGTTCCTGCCCGGACGTCAGATGAATCTCCAGGTCTTCCTGGAGTGGTTTCACCGGCTCGACGCTTTCGTGATCGGTGTGGCGCTGCTCGTCCAGTTGGGGGCCGCTTGGTGGTGGCGTGATCAATTGCCGAAATGGTTGTTGCCTTGCAGTGCCGTTTTGGTGCTGCTGGTGGTGCTGCAGGGGGGGCTTGGTGCGTTGACCGTGCTGCAACTGCTTCCCACCGGAGTGGTGACAGCCCATTTGGCCTTGGGGCTCACCCTTGTGGTGATGCTCAGTGGTCTCAGCCAGTTGCTGCTGGCTGAGACCTCAACCTCCGAGGTCTCTTCACCGTTGTGGTGGCGGATTTTCGGAAGCCTCAGTGTGTTGGCCGTGGTTGGTCAGTGCCTCTTGGGGGGGCGTATGGCCACCTCTTGGGCAGCGAAGCGTTGCTTGGCCGTCGGGCAGGGATGTCAGTGGCTGCACTGGCATCGCAGCGCCGCGACCCCCGTCGCGGTCACGGTGCTGCTGTTTGTGCTGCTTGCCCTCCTTGCGGGTGGCTGGACCCGACGTCAGTGGCCGTTGCTTCTCAGTGCAGCGGCTTTGGTGATGTCCCAGATCGGCCTGGGTGTCTTCACGCTCCGCCTTGGTTTGGCCCAACCCGCGGTGACCGTGGCCCATCAATTGGTCGCCTGTCTGTTGGTTGCTCTCCTGGCAGCCCTCACCTGTCGGAGACCACGGCTTGCCGTGCGTTCCGATCCGGCGGATTTCGATTCCACTTCCTTGGAGCCCTGTCATGGCTAG
- a CDS encoding cytochrome c oxidase subunit II: MPIPSSIITLVLGMILVLGGLWVGQNINLLPVDASANAPVYDELFRVLFSIGTILFVGIVGLVLFSLLRFRRREGQLGDGLAIEGNLPLEIFWTAVPAIVVLFVGLYSYDIYDRMGGMTPLNHGMDHSAMVSAATGADETGPRVWGGIGNGTTTTAESGAIAPVPIEVTAMQFAFLFRYPQGDFISGELHVPAGQPVSLRMEAKDVIHAFWVPEFRLKQDVIPGQPTVLNFTPTRPGTYPIVCAELCGPYHGGMRSSVVVDEPDAYTAWFNANNKLEVA; encoded by the coding sequence GTGCCCATCCCCTCTTCAATCATCACCCTGGTGCTGGGAATGATCCTGGTACTTGGTGGGCTATGGGTTGGTCAAAACATCAACCTCCTCCCCGTCGATGCCAGTGCGAATGCACCGGTCTACGACGAACTTTTCCGTGTGCTGTTCAGCATTGGCACGATCCTGTTTGTCGGCATCGTTGGCCTGGTCCTGTTCAGCTTGCTGCGCTTCCGGCGGCGTGAAGGCCAACTGGGCGATGGCCTGGCAATCGAAGGCAACCTGCCTCTGGAAATCTTCTGGACTGCGGTGCCGGCGATCGTGGTGCTGTTCGTTGGCCTCTACAGCTACGACATCTACGACCGGATGGGGGGGATGACTCCGCTGAACCACGGCATGGATCACAGTGCCATGGTCAGCGCAGCCACTGGAGCCGATGAGACTGGGCCTCGGGTCTGGGGAGGCATCGGCAACGGCACGACCACCACAGCGGAAAGCGGAGCGATCGCTCCAGTTCCGATCGAAGTGACGGCCATGCAGTTTGCGTTTCTCTTCCGTTACCCACAGGGAGATTTCATTTCCGGCGAACTGCACGTTCCAGCAGGTCAGCCGGTGAGCCTGCGCATGGAAGCCAAGGATGTGATTCACGCCTTCTGGGTTCCTGAATTTCGCCTCAAACAGGACGTCATCCCCGGCCAGCCCACGGTGCTGAATTTCACCCCCACCCGACCGGGAACCTATCCGATCGTCTGCGCCGAGCTTTGCGGTCCGTACCACGGTGGCATGCGTTCATCGGTTGTGGTCGATGAACCCGATGCCTACACCGCCTGGTTCAACGCCAATAACAAACTGGAGGTCGCTTAG
- the ctaD gene encoding cytochrome c oxidase subunit I translates to MTVSLPPQSEHHVPTLQPTGWLRYFSFSVDHKVIGLQYLVCGFLFYLIGGALAGAIRTELLSPLSDFMPRDVYNQVLTLHGTVMIFLWIVPVVNGAFGNYLIPFYVGARDMAFPRLNAVAFWLIPPAGLLLISSYFITGAAQSGWTAYPPLSITTPASGQIIWILSVLLLGGSSIFGGINFIATVLKLRRPGLKLMQLPMYCWAMLGTSILVVLSTPVLAGTLILLSFDIVAHTGFFNPGLGGNVVVYQHLFWFYSHPAVYIMVLPAFGLVSEILPVHCRKPLFGYATMVYSIMAIVILGLVVWAHHMFTSGTPPWMRLFFTIATAFIAVPTGIKFFNWLATLWGGRISLNSAVLFSCGFIINFVLGGITGVALAQVPFDVHVHDTYFVVAHFHYIVYGGTVFVIFASIYHWYPKVTGRMLNESLGRLHFLLTFIGFNLCFAPQHWLGLNGMPRRVAEYDPQFAFINQLSSAGALLMAISTLPFLWNVIASAFFGEIAGDNPWQALTPEWLTSSPPPVENWKGEAPLVTEPYGYGVPLDEIDLAATSGRDLWSSGK, encoded by the coding sequence ATGACTGTTTCTCTGCCGCCTCAAAGCGAGCACCACGTCCCAACCCTGCAGCCGACAGGATGGTTGCGTTATTTCAGCTTCAGCGTCGACCACAAAGTGATCGGCTTGCAGTATCTGGTCTGCGGTTTTCTTTTTTATCTGATCGGTGGAGCTCTGGCGGGTGCCATCCGTACGGAACTGCTCAGTCCTCTCTCGGACTTCATGCCCCGGGATGTCTACAACCAGGTGCTGACCCTCCATGGAACGGTGATGATCTTTCTGTGGATTGTGCCAGTGGTCAACGGAGCCTTCGGCAACTATTTGATTCCGTTTTACGTCGGCGCGCGTGACATGGCCTTCCCCCGGCTCAATGCCGTGGCCTTCTGGCTGATCCCGCCTGCTGGATTGCTATTGATCAGCAGCTATTTCATTACCGGTGCTGCCCAGTCCGGATGGACGGCCTACCCACCCTTAAGCATCACGACCCCAGCCAGCGGCCAGATCATCTGGATCCTGAGTGTGCTGTTACTGGGGGGAAGCTCAATCTTTGGGGGCATCAATTTCATCGCCACAGTGCTCAAACTGCGGCGACCTGGGCTCAAGCTGATGCAGCTACCGATGTATTGCTGGGCCATGCTCGGCACCAGCATTCTGGTGGTGCTCTCCACCCCAGTTCTGGCTGGAACGCTGATTCTGCTCAGCTTCGACATCGTTGCCCACACCGGCTTCTTCAACCCAGGCCTGGGCGGAAATGTGGTGGTTTATCAACACCTTTTCTGGTTCTATTCCCACCCAGCCGTTTACATCATGGTGTTACCAGCCTTCGGGCTGGTCAGCGAAATCCTGCCGGTACATTGCCGAAAGCCCCTGTTCGGTTACGCCACGATGGTGTATTCGATCATGGCGATTGTGATCCTGGGCCTGGTGGTCTGGGCCCACCACATGTTCACCAGTGGCACACCACCCTGGATGCGCCTGTTCTTCACCATCGCCACCGCATTCATTGCCGTTCCCACAGGAATCAAATTCTTCAACTGGCTGGCCACCCTCTGGGGCGGGCGCATTTCGCTGAACAGCGCTGTTCTGTTTTCCTGTGGATTCATTATCAATTTTGTGCTGGGGGGAATCACCGGTGTCGCCCTCGCCCAGGTTCCGTTCGACGTGCATGTGCACGACACCTACTTTGTCGTCGCCCATTTTCACTACATCGTCTACGGCGGCACGGTGTTTGTGATCTTCGCCTCGATCTACCACTGGTACCCAAAAGTGACCGGGCGAATGCTCAACGAAAGCCTTGGCAGGCTGCATTTTCTGCTCACCTTCATCGGCTTCAACCTCTGCTTCGCACCTCAGCATTGGCTGGGTCTGAACGGCATGCCCAGACGGGTTGCGGAGTACGACCCTCAGTTCGCCTTCATCAACCAGCTCAGCAGCGCCGGTGCTCTGCTGATGGCCATCAGCACGTTGCCGTTCCTCTGGAATGTGATCGCCAGCGCCTTCTTTGGAGAGATCGCCGGCGACAACCCCTGGCAGGCGCTCACGCCCGAGTGGCTCACCAGCTCACCCCCACCGGTTGAGAACTGGAAAGGAGAGGCTCCTCTGGTGACTGAGCCCTACGGCTATGGCGTCCCCCTCGATGAAATTGACCTGGCTGCCACCAGCGGCCGTGACCTCTGGAGCAGCGGGAAATGA
- a CDS encoding cytochrome c oxidase subunit 3: MTTLHPSSAETSATDTAHDHEDHRMFGVATFLVADAMTFAGFFAAYLTFHAVNPLEPGAVYELELPLPILNTVLLLVSSATFHKAGQKLRQRDNSGCRQWLLITAALGLAFLASQMVEYFTLPFGLTDNLFASTFYALTGFHGLHVTLGALMILIVWWQCRIPSGRITADNQFPLEAVELYWHFVDGIWVVLFLILYLL, from the coding sequence ATGACCACTCTTCATCCATCCAGCGCTGAGACCTCGGCCACCGACACGGCCCATGACCATGAGGACCACCGCATGTTTGGTGTGGCCACCTTCCTGGTCGCCGATGCGATGACCTTTGCCGGCTTCTTCGCCGCCTACCTCACATTCCATGCCGTGAACCCCCTGGAACCTGGGGCTGTTTACGAACTCGAATTACCGCTTCCGATCCTGAACACGGTGTTGCTGCTGGTGAGCAGTGCCACATTCCACAAAGCAGGCCAGAAGCTTCGCCAACGCGACAATTCAGGATGCAGGCAATGGCTTCTGATCACAGCAGCTCTGGGTTTGGCATTCCTTGCCAGCCAAATGGTGGAGTACTTCACCCTTCCATTCGGATTGACCGACAACCTGTTTGCCAGCACCTTCTATGCCCTCACGGGATTTCACGGTCTGCACGTGACCTTGGGTGCCCTGATGATTCTGATCGTGTGGTGGCAGTGCCGCATACCCTCAGGACGGATCACGGCCGACAATCAATTCCCCCTGGAGGCCGTTGAGCTCTACTGGCACTTCGTGGATGGCATCTGGGTGGTGCTGTTTTTGATCCTTTATCTGCTCTGA
- a CDS encoding AbrB family transcriptional regulator: MLVGQELLDKARALSNRREDEIARGCGYVGPSGRVLKKSFYRALVEAKGYTLPSTSNSGGGPRGRQAEFRTRVHGNGNLLIGHAYTRRLGLEPGQEFRIELHKDSGSIWLLPIDDTESDPASEA, from the coding sequence ATGCTGGTCGGCCAGGAACTCCTCGACAAGGCGCGCGCCCTCAGCAATCGGCGCGAAGATGAAATCGCCCGTGGCTGCGGCTATGTCGGCCCCAGCGGCAGGGTGCTCAAGAAAAGTTTTTACCGTGCCCTGGTTGAGGCCAAGGGCTACACCCTCCCATCCACCAGCAACAGCGGCGGTGGCCCCCGAGGCCGTCAAGCCGAATTCCGCACCCGGGTGCACGGCAACGGCAATCTGTTGATCGGTCACGCGTACACCCGTCGACTGGGCCTTGAACCCGGCCAGGAATTCCGAATTGAGCTGCACAAAGACTCTGGATCGATCTGGTTGTTGCCAATCGACGACACCGAATCAGACCCAGCCAGCGAGGCCTGA
- a CDS encoding HdeD family acid-resistance protein: MTVDERPDSLGSFKAFAIAEGILLIVLGILALVFPVLASVWTVAVVGVLFLIGGIVGWISNLARSGRMGRWICFWRLVVSTLFIVAGGSILKDLRQETLQQVAMFALAIGIVFLVEGVVAFLNGLANRNRPGAGWAIANGVITFILGLLIVTQGFWNLLWVLGTLVGISFLFSGLELIAFSSTVHNDGDPPAMA; this comes from the coding sequence ATGACTGTCGATGAGCGCCCTGATTCTTTGGGCAGCTTCAAGGCCTTCGCGATCGCCGAGGGCATTCTGTTGATTGTGCTGGGCATCCTGGCCCTGGTGTTTCCTGTGCTCGCGTCGGTCTGGACGGTGGCTGTCGTCGGCGTGCTGTTTCTGATCGGCGGCATCGTGGGCTGGATCAGCAATCTGGCCCGTTCCGGACGGATGGGGCGCTGGATCTGCTTCTGGCGCTTGGTGGTGTCGACCCTGTTCATCGTGGCCGGTGGTTCGATCCTCAAGGATCTGCGCCAGGAAACACTTCAGCAGGTGGCCATGTTTGCCCTGGCCATTGGCATTGTTTTCCTCGTCGAAGGCGTGGTGGCTTTCTTGAATGGTCTGGCCAATCGCAATAGGCCCGGTGCTGGATGGGCTATTGCCAATGGGGTGATTACCTTCATCCTTGGTCTGTTGATTGTGACCCAAGGCTTCTGGAATCTGCTCTGGGTGCTGGGCACCTTGGTGGGGATCAGTTTCCTATTCAGCGGTCTAGAGCTGATCGCCTTCAGTTCAACCGTTCACAACGACGGCGATCCACCGGCGATGGCTTAA